DNA from Vibrio japonicus:
CCAAACCCAGCTTATCCGAACTGCATGGCTTAGCACACCAACCCTAAGCCATTTCTGTCCAACGATGTTTCGACTCAAGTGCTATGGGATAAAAGTTTTTTGGCATGGCATTTCAATTACTGTAAATTAAATTACTGTAATTTTTTTTACAGTAATTTAATTTACACTAAAGACCTCATGCTCTATTCTATTGCTAATACGTGAAAGCAAAAGTAGAAAGCAATGAAAAAATTTTATAACCGTCAGAAGGAATTAAAAGCTCTACAAATGGTTTCTGGGCAGATAGTAGAAACAAAGGGGCAACTTAGCGTAATGGTTGGGAGAAGACGTGTAGGTAAAACCCGTCTTTTAAACGAAGCTTTTCACCAAGAAAAGACCAAATTCCTTTACCTTTTCATAAGTCGAAAGAGTGAAAGCTCCTTAGTGGCTGAATTCTCAGAAATCATCAATAGTGAGCTCGGTATTAAGTTTTTCCAGCCCCAATCACTGCGAGATATCATTGAGTTCTTGTTGGATTATACAAAGCAAAAACCTCTGACAATCATCATTGACGAATTTCAAGATATCGATATCGTCAACCCTGCTCTATTCTCCGATATTCAAAATTTATGGGATGCAAACAAGAGAGACTCGATGATGCACCTAGTGTGCAGTGGCTCCCTCTACAGCATGATGACGAAGATTTTCAAAGGCAAAGACGAACCTCTATTCAATCGCGATGATAGATTCTTTAAAATTCAACCTTTGCAGCCCTCTTATCTTGCAGAGGTAATGAAAGATCACGATCAATTTGATGCTGAAAACATGCTTCGATGGTGGTGCCTATCTGGCGGGATACCAAAATACCTTGAGTGGTTAACCCGATTTTCTGCTGAGAACGATGACCTGTTTGAGGCGGTAATCTCCGAATTTTCACCACTAATAAAAGAAGGAACTCATCGACTCGTTGAAGATTTTGGCTCAGAACATCGAATTTACTTCGATATTCTTGGTGCTATATCAAAAGGCAATACAAGCCGTGCTCGAATTGAAAACTTCT
Protein-coding regions in this window:
- a CDS encoding ATP-binding protein encodes the protein MKKFYNRQKELKALQMVSGQIVETKGQLSVMVGRRRVGKTRLLNEAFHQEKTKFLYLFISRKSESSLVAEFSEIINSELGIKFFQPQSLRDIIEFLLDYTKQKPLTIIIDEFQDIDIVNPALFSDIQNLWDANKRDSMMHLVCSGSLYSMMTKIFKGKDEPLFNRDDRFFKIQPLQPSYLAEVMKDHDQFDAENMLRWWCLSGGIPKYLEWLTRFSAENDDLFEAVISEFSPLIKEGTHRLVEDFGSEHRIYFDILGAISKGNTSRARIENFLDMSVGVHLEKLDEVFDVITKKRPISSKENSRDIRYSISDPFLNFWFRFIHANKSAVEMENYEYIRRYIERDFTVYSGLELESLFVAILVESKQFGKIGGYWDAKGHNEIDIVAINDLDKKILIAEVKRQQKRYSEAKLIEKSHCLLKKLNLRGYDIEYRGFSLDNLVETMKEYQA